A region from the Rhodamnia argentea isolate NSW1041297 chromosome 7, ASM2092103v1, whole genome shotgun sequence genome encodes:
- the LOC115742434 gene encoding GDSL esterase/lipase At1g09390-like isoform X2, translated as MAKKSVPSLHALTSAVTMLVLGLGLPTLVAPRCETRPILFNFGDSNSDTGGFTAAFGIDFALPDGRAFFHEATGRLCDGRVTIDFLCESLNTSLLSPYLESLGPNFSNGANFATAGAATLPRYQPFNLGVQVRQFLLFRSRSPLLLSRGYANLVGKDGFTNALYTIDIGQNDLAPYPPIPYSQVIGNISVFVEEIRLTIWSIYQSGGKNFWVHNTGPLGCLPNVLVNHPHDASDIDELGCLRSRNDVAREFNRRLQSLCDELRCRMKNATIVYVDVFAIKYDLIANHAKHGFENPLMACCGNGGPPYNYNPNITCGRSGYTVCDDASRHVSWDGNHYTEAANSFVASRILSANYSTPPIKFDFFCNV; from the exons ATGGCGAAGAAGAGCGTTCCCAGCCTCCATGCCCTGACGTCCGCTGTGACGATGCTGGTGCTCGGCCTTGGCCTTCCGACCTTGGTTGCTCCTCGGTGCGAGACGAGACCCATCCTCTTCAACTTTGGCGACTCAAACTCGGACACCGGCGGTTTCACGGCCGCGTTCGGGATCGACTTCGCACTGCCCGACGGCCGCGCCTTCTTTCACGAGGCCACCGGCCGGCTGTGCGACGGGCGGGTGACCATCGATTTCCTCT GCGAGAGCCTGAACACAAGTCTCTTGAGCCCGTACTTGGAATCTTTGGGCCCGAATTTCAGCAACGGAGCCAATTTCGCCACCGCCGGCGCCGCCACCCTCCCTCGCTACCAGCCCTTCAACTTGGGCGTCCAAGTCCGCCAGTTCCTCCTTTTCCGATCTCGCTCGCCGCTGCTTCTCTCGAGAG GCTATGCGAATCTGGTCGGTAAGGATGGCTTCACGAACGCTCTCTACACCATAGACATCGGCCAGAATGACCTTGCGCCGTATCCTCCTATTCCGTATTCGCAAGTTATAGGAAATATCTCAGTCTTCGTCGAAGAAATCAGACTCACTATCTGG AGCATATACCAAAGCGGAGGGAAGAATTTCTGGGTGCACAACACCGGGCCATTGGGCTGTTTGCCTAACGTATTGGTTAACCACCCCCATGACGCGAGCGACATTGATGAGCTCGGGTGCCTCCGATCTCGCAACGATGTTGCTCGAGAATTCAATCGGCGATTGCAATCCCTTTGCGACGAGCTGAGGTGCCGGATGAAGAACGCCACGATCGTGTACGTCGACGTCTTCGCGATCAAGTACGATCTCATCGCCAATCACGCTAAACACG GATTCGAGAACCCGTTAATGGCGTGCTGCGGCAATGGCGGGCCGCCCTACAACTACAATCCCAACATTACTTGCGGCCGGAGCGGGTACACCGTGTGCGACGATGCGTCGCGCCATGTCAGCTGGGACGGCAACCACTACACCGAGGCGGCTAATTCTTTCGTGGCCTCTCGAATACTCTCCGCTAACTACTCCACCCCtcccattaaatttgatttcttttgtaaCGTTTAA
- the LOC115742434 gene encoding GDSL esterase/lipase At1g09390-like isoform X1 has protein sequence MARERGGLCVPNLRASACAVVLVLGLGLRSLVAAQCKRGPVVFNFGDSNSDTGGYSAALGANFGLPNGRAFFPEGTGRLGDGRLIIDFLCESLNTSYLSPYLESLGPNFSDGANFAIGGAATLPRYKPFSLDVQVLEFLRFRSRSPLLLSRGYPNLVGEDGFGNALYTIDIGQNDLAGQFDHLPYSQVVQNIPTFIEEIRLAIWGIYKSGGKNFWVHNTGPLGCLPQKLATIAHNASDVDEHGCLKSLNDAARVFNRQLQSLCEELRSQMKNATIVYVDVFAIKYDLIANYAEHGFETSLMVCCGNGGPPYNYNPNITCGRSGYTVCDDASRHVSWDGNHYTEAANSFVASRILSANYSTPPIKFDFFCNV, from the exons ATGGCGAGGGAGAGGGGAGGGCTCTGTGTTCCCAACCTCCGTGCTTCGGCATGCGCCGTCGTGTTGGTTCTCGGCCTCGGCCTTCGGAGTTTGGTCGCCGCCCAGTGCAAGAGGGGACCGGTCGTCTTCAACTTCGGCGACTCGAACTCGGACACCGGCGGTTACTCGGCCGCGCTCGGAGCTAACTTCGGGTTGCCCAACGGGCGCGCTTTCTTTCCCGAGGGAACCGGCCGGTTGGGCGACGGGCGGCTGATCATCGACTTCCTCT GTGAGAGCTTGAACACGAGTTACTTGAGCCCGTACTTGGAATCACTGGGCCCAAATTTCAGCGACGGAGCCAATTTCGCCATCGGCGGGGCGGCCACCCTCCCCCGGTACAAGCCCTTCAGCTTGGACGTCCAAGTCCTCGAGTTCCTCCGCTTCAGATCTCGTTCGCCTTTGCTTCTCTCAAGAG GTTATCCAAATTTGGTCGGTGAGGACGGCTTCGGGAACGCTCTTTACACCATCGACATCGGCCAGAACGACCTCGCGGGTCAGTTCGATCACCTTCCGTATTCGCAAGTCGTTCAAAACATCCCCACCTTCATCGAAGAAATCAGGCTCGCCATCTGG GGTATATACAAAAGTGGAGGGAAAAATTTCTGGGTGCACAACACCGGGCCGTTGGGCTGTTTGCCTCAGAAATTGGCTACGATCGCCCACAATGCAAGCGATGTCGATGAGCATGGGTGCCTCAAATCTCTCAATGATGCTGCTCGGGTCTTTAATCggcaattgcaatccctttgtgAAGAACTGAGGTCTCAGATGAAGAACGCCACGATCGTGTACGTCGACGTCTTCGCGATCAAATACGATCTCATCGCCAATTACGCCGAGCACG GTTTCGAGACTTCCTTAATGGTGTGCTGCGGCAAC GGCGGGCCGCCCTACAACTACAATCCCAACATTACTTGCGGCCGGAGCGGGTACACCGTGTGCGACGATGCGTCGCGCCATGTCAGCTGGGACGGCAACCACTACACCGAGGCGGCTAATTCTTTCGTGGCCTCTCGAATACTCTCCGCTAACTACTCCACCCCtcccattaaatttgatttcttttgtaaCGTTTAA
- the LOC115742434 gene encoding GDSL esterase/lipase At1g09390-like isoform X3, producing MARERGGLCVPNLRASACAVVLVLGLGLRSLVAAQCKRGPVVFNFGDSNSDTGGYSAALGANFGLPNGRAFFPEGTGRLGDGRLIIDFLCESLNTSYLSPYLESLGPNFSDGANFAIGGAATLPRYKPFSLDVQVLEFLRFRSRSPLLLSRGYPNLVGEDGFGNALYTIDIGQNDLAGQFDHLPYSQVVQNIPTFIEEIRLAIWGIYKSGGKNFWVHNTGPLGCLPQKLATIAHNASDVDEHGCLKSLNDAARVFNRQLQSLCEELRSQMKNATIVYVDVFAIKYDLIANYAEHGFETSLMVCCGNGGPPYNYNVNIGCGQSGYTVCKEGSRYVSWDGVHYTEAANSFVASRILSANYSTPPVSFNFFCSV from the exons ATGGCGAGGGAGAGGGGAGGGCTCTGTGTTCCCAACCTCCGTGCTTCGGCATGCGCCGTCGTGTTGGTTCTCGGCCTCGGCCTTCGGAGTTTGGTCGCCGCCCAGTGCAAGAGGGGACCGGTCGTCTTCAACTTCGGCGACTCGAACTCGGACACCGGCGGTTACTCGGCCGCGCTCGGAGCTAACTTCGGGTTGCCCAACGGGCGCGCTTTCTTTCCCGAGGGAACCGGCCGGTTGGGCGACGGGCGGCTGATCATCGACTTCCTCT GTGAGAGCTTGAACACGAGTTACTTGAGCCCGTACTTGGAATCACTGGGCCCAAATTTCAGCGACGGAGCCAATTTCGCCATCGGCGGGGCGGCCACCCTCCCCCGGTACAAGCCCTTCAGCTTGGACGTCCAAGTCCTCGAGTTCCTCCGCTTCAGATCTCGTTCGCCTTTGCTTCTCTCAAGAG GTTATCCAAATTTGGTCGGTGAGGACGGCTTCGGGAACGCTCTTTACACCATCGACATCGGCCAGAACGACCTCGCGGGTCAGTTCGATCACCTTCCGTATTCGCAAGTCGTTCAAAACATCCCCACCTTCATCGAAGAAATCAGGCTCGCCATCTGG GGTATATACAAAAGTGGAGGGAAAAATTTCTGGGTGCACAACACCGGGCCGTTGGGCTGTTTGCCTCAGAAATTGGCTACGATCGCCCACAATGCAAGCGATGTCGATGAGCATGGGTGCCTCAAATCTCTCAATGATGCTGCTCGGGTCTTTAATCggcaattgcaatccctttgtgAAGAACTGAGGTCTCAGATGAAGAACGCCACGATCGTGTACGTCGACGTCTTCGCGATCAAATACGATCTCATCGCCAATTACGCCGAGCACG GTTTCGAGACTTCCTTAATGGTGTGCTGCGGCAACGGCGGCCCGCCCTACAACTACAATGTGAACATTGGCTGCGGCCAGAGCGGCTATACCGTGTGCAAGGAGGGGTCGCGCTACGTGAGCTGGGACGGCGTCCACTACACCGAGGCGGCCAACTCGTTCGTGGCCTCTCGGATACTCTCCGCTAATTACTCCACCCCTCCCGTTAGTTTTAATTTCTTCTGTAGCGTTTAA